One genomic window of Hymenobacter sp. J193 includes the following:
- a CDS encoding CotH kinase family protein produces the protein MKHLYFLVGLLLTGLTASAQTFTGAGGTIPDDNTTASFAAAVSGLKPATLNDLFGLESVCFTIEHPRVAQLVVQLQAPDGKVANLSVGNGGNGANYSNTCFNSTAMLSVKAGTAPFSNTFRPEGVLGSVNNNQPANGTWSLRVRDTQGGHVGSVTSWSLTFGNAPATPPGFISSNLPIVVINTGGRAIPDDPKVDAYMGIINHKDGRRNRLADAYDDYHNRIGIELRGSSSQLFPQKSYSIETRNTGNFENDTVVMGMPEENAWILYAPYNDKTGMRNVLSYDIANRTGHYASRTHYCELMLNGEYQGIYVMMEKIKRDANRVNIKKIDPVDISGNKLTGGYIFKLDKPTGTGGNEGWNSKRLSSSGSIIHFLYEYPAADEIQPEQAKYLQAYVDSVETALASADFADPKTGYAKYIDVNSFIDYFILNEISKNVDGLRLSTFLHKKRRSDGGKIYAGPAWDYNLAWWNADYCDGNTETGWAYNFNSVCRGDEWQVPFWWARMLQDPAFTAALQCRWKELRQRTLSLDRLNTYIDSTANHLDEAQARHFQQWPILGTYTWPNPSPIPADYPGEIAALKKWLKVRFAWLDANMPGLCSNVTAAQPTGPATATQVFPNPFGPELSLRTTLTARATVQVRVLDVTGREVSRVEYGQLPAGPHELPIKPAQALAPGIYFVQATIGRTAYHLKVVKQ, from the coding sequence ATGAAACACCTATACTTCCTGGTTGGCTTGCTCCTGACGGGCCTCACGGCTTCGGCCCAAACTTTTACGGGCGCCGGCGGCACCATCCCCGACGACAATACCACTGCCAGCTTTGCGGCTGCGGTGAGCGGTCTGAAGCCAGCCACCCTCAACGACCTGTTCGGGCTGGAATCGGTGTGTTTCACGATTGAGCACCCGCGTGTGGCCCAGCTGGTAGTGCAGCTGCAGGCCCCGGATGGGAAGGTGGCGAATTTATCCGTCGGCAACGGGGGCAACGGCGCCAACTACAGCAACACCTGCTTTAACAGCACGGCCATGCTCTCAGTGAAGGCAGGCACGGCCCCGTTCAGCAATACCTTCCGGCCGGAGGGGGTGCTGGGCAGCGTAAACAACAACCAGCCTGCCAACGGCACCTGGAGCCTACGCGTGCGTGACACCCAGGGCGGCCACGTGGGCAGCGTAACGTCCTGGTCACTCACCTTCGGCAACGCCCCGGCCACCCCGCCCGGCTTTATCTCGTCGAACCTGCCCATCGTGGTGATTAACACGGGCGGCCGTGCCATTCCCGACGACCCCAAGGTAGATGCCTACATGGGCATCATCAACCACAAGGACGGGCGCCGCAACCGCCTGGCCGATGCCTACGACGACTACCACAACCGCATTGGCATTGAGCTGCGCGGCAGCTCCTCGCAGCTGTTTCCGCAGAAGTCCTACAGCATCGAAACCCGCAACACGGGCAACTTCGAAAACGACACTGTGGTGATGGGCATGCCCGAGGAAAACGCCTGGATCCTCTACGCGCCCTACAACGACAAAACCGGCATGCGCAACGTGCTGAGCTACGATATTGCCAACCGCACGGGCCACTACGCCTCGCGCACCCACTACTGCGAGCTGATGCTCAACGGCGAGTACCAGGGCATTTACGTGATGATGGAGAAGATCAAGCGCGATGCCAACCGGGTCAACATCAAGAAAATTGACCCAGTGGATATTTCCGGCAACAAGCTCACCGGCGGCTACATCTTCAAGCTGGATAAGCCCACCGGCACCGGCGGCAACGAAGGCTGGAACTCCAAGCGCCTTAGCTCCAGCGGCAGCATCATCCACTTTCTCTACGAGTACCCCGCGGCCGACGAAATTCAACCCGAGCAGGCCAAATACCTGCAGGCTTACGTCGACTCCGTGGAAACGGCCCTGGCCTCGGCCGACTTCGCCGACCCCAAAACCGGCTACGCGAAGTACATTGACGTCAATTCCTTTATCGACTATTTTATCCTGAATGAAATCAGCAAGAACGTGGACGGGCTGCGCCTGAGCACCTTCCTGCACAAAAAGCGCCGTAGCGACGGGGGCAAGATTTACGCCGGCCCTGCCTGGGACTACAACCTGGCCTGGTGGAACGCCGACTACTGCGACGGTAACACGGAAACCGGCTGGGCCTACAACTTCAACAGCGTATGCCGCGGCGACGAGTGGCAGGTGCCTTTCTGGTGGGCGCGTATGCTCCAGGACCCGGCTTTCACGGCTGCCCTGCAGTGCCGCTGGAAAGAACTGCGCCAGCGCACCCTGAGCCTGGACCGCCTCAACACCTACATCGACTCCACCGCCAACCACCTGGACGAGGCGCAGGCCCGGCATTTTCAGCAATGGCCCATCCTGGGCACGTATACCTGGCCCAACCCTTCCCCCATTCCTGCCGACTACCCCGGCGAAATTGCGGCCCTGAAAAAGTGGCTGAAAGTGCGCTTTGCTTGGCTGGATGCCAACATGCCCGGCCTTTGCAGCAACGTAACGGCCGCTCAGCCCACCGGCCCGGCCACGGCCACGCAGGTATTTCCTAACCCTTTCGGCCCGGAACTGAGCTTACGCACCACGCTTACGGCCCGCGCTACGGTGCAGGTGCGCGTGCTCGACGTAACGGGACGGGAGGTAAGCCGGGTGGAATATGGCCAGCTGCCGGCCGGGCCGCACGAGCTGCCTATCAAACCCGCTCAGGCGCTGGCGCCGGGCATCTACTTCGTGCAGGCTACCATCGGTAGGACGGCTTACCATCTGAAGGTGGTGAAACAGTAG
- a CDS encoding DUF6252 family protein, with protein MALRKISGWLLSASLLLGACEKEDPVSLLPDSTQTGQNTGGFLLDGTAYPATGWTGSFLGMAGTIPPLEGGYDVSALAPLPGWQVRPEYSLSLNSARGKKQVTVTLYLRKPQVGEFLLNQDTGLPPLAPDSTVVDHATVYISEDSSSELYQTSSRHTGRIVLTVSYPDAAVSAGTFEFTAASTTNPSKTVTVSAGRFDRKQ; from the coding sequence ATGGCCCTGCGTAAGATTTCCGGTTGGTTGCTCAGCGCTTCCTTGTTGTTGGGAGCCTGTGAAAAAGAAGACCCGGTTTCCCTGCTGCCCGACAGCACGCAGACGGGCCAGAATACGGGCGGGTTCCTGCTCGACGGCACCGCGTACCCGGCCACTGGCTGGACCGGGAGCTTTCTGGGTATGGCCGGGACAATTCCTCCGCTCGAGGGCGGCTACGATGTGTCTGCCCTTGCTCCCCTGCCCGGCTGGCAGGTCAGGCCCGAGTATAGCCTGAGCCTCAACAGTGCCCGGGGCAAAAAGCAGGTGACCGTCACGCTGTACCTGCGCAAGCCCCAGGTGGGAGAGTTCCTGCTCAACCAGGACACGGGCCTGCCGCCTCTGGCCCCCGACAGCACGGTGGTAGACCATGCTACGGTGTATATCAGTGAGGACAGCAGCTCCGAACTCTACCAAACCAGCAGCCGGCACACCGGCCGCATCGTGCTGACGGTGAGCTACCCCGACGCGGCCGTATCTGCTGGCACCTTTGAGTTTACCGCCGCCAGCACCACTAACCCAAGCAAAACGGTAACCGTTAGTGCCGGCCGCTTCGACCGCAAGCAGTAA